The genomic stretch TGACCCATGGCAAAAACGACGACGTCCCTGCCGTCGCGAACGAGGGCGGGCTTCCCGATTTCGAAAGGCGTGTCTTCAGGAGTCACATCGGTGAGATCGTTGCGTGTGATCCGCATGTAGACTGGGCCGTGAAAAGCGGCGATCGCACGCGTCATTTTGCGGGTCTCGACGGCGTCCGCAGGTACGAGAACCGTGAGGTTGGGGATGGCCCGCATGATGGCCACGTCCTCCACCGTCTGGTGCGAAGAACCGTCGCCATAATCTGACAGTCCGGCGCTCGAGCCGACGATCTTGACGTTGAGCTTCGGGATGCAGATGCCCTGGCGTATCTGATCAAAGGATCGCCCGGCTGCGAAGACCGCGAAGGAATTGGTGAACGGGATCTTTCCGGTCAGCGAGAGGCCGGCGGCAAAGGAGGTCATGTTGGCTTCGCCGATCCCCATTTCGAAGAAGCGCTCGGGAAACGCTTCTTCGAAGTAGCAGGTCATGGTGGACTTGCCCAAATCAGCCTCGAGCACCACGACGTTGGGATTTTCCCGGCCGAGTTCGACCAGCGTGCGGCCATAGACCTCGCGTGGATTCTGCATTCTCATGGGATCAATCATCCTCCCTCGCTGCGCCGTCGGGACCACGAGACCAACGAAATAGACGAAAGTCGTTTTGGGAATTTCGTGTGTTTCGCGGCTTCACTGTTCCTTCCCCAGTTCCCGGCAGGCCTGAGCGAACTGTTCGGCGTTCAGGATGCCGTTGTGAAACTCCGGCCGGTTCTCCGCAAACGAGATCCCCTTCCCCTTGATCGTGTGTGCGATGACCATCTTGGGCTTCCCCTGGATCTCGTTCACGGCGTCGAGTGCCTCGAGGATGGCCGCGATATTGTGGCCATCGGTCTCGAGCACGTGCCAGCCGAACGCCCTCCACTTCTCTGGATAGGGGGAGGTGTCGTAGCGCCTGGCGATGGGGCCGGTCGCCATCAAGCGGTTGTTGTCGAGGATCGCCACCAGGTTATCCAGCTTATAGAACGCTGCTGTATGTGAAGCCTCCCAGACCTGGCCCTCAGCCGCTTCCCCGTCTCCGAGGATGCAGTAGACGCGGCTCTCCCGGCCGTCGATCCTGAGCCCGGCAGCCATGCCGCAGGCGATCGATATGCCCTGTCCCAGCGAGCCCGTGTTGGCCTCGATGCCCGGCGTTTTGAGCCGGTCAGGATGCCCCTGCAGCATGGCTCCCAACGTCTTGACTTTCTTCAATTCATGTTTGGGGAAATAGCCGCATTCGGCGAGGGCGGCATACTGCGCGAGTGCGCTGTGGCCCTTGCTGAGGAGAAAGCGGTCGCGGTCGGGCCAGGCGGGATCAGCCGGATCATGGCGCATCTTTGCGAAGTAGAGCGCAGTGACGATGTCGGCCGCAGAACAGGAACCGCCCAGGTGCCCTCTCTGCCCCACGCCGACCATTTCCACAATGTGCAGGCGGATCAATGCGGCTATCCGCTCGAGTTCCTTGATGCTGCGTGTCTGGTGGAACATTTCCATTATCCGATCGCTTCCAGGATTTGACGGATCCTGTTGAAGGAGGTGCGTCCGCTATTGTAGACGGGGACCTTCGTGTGGTCGAGTCGTGGTTCGAGTGCGGTCATCG from Terriglobia bacterium encodes the following:
- a CDS encoding transketolase family protein; translated protein: MRMQNPREVYGRTLVELGRENPNVVVLEADLGKSTMTCYFEEAFPERFFEMGIGEANMTSFAAGLSLTGKIPFTNSFAVFAAGRSFDQIRQGICIPKLNVKIVGSSAGLSDYGDGSSHQTVEDVAIMRAIPNLTVLVPADAVETRKMTRAIAAFHGPVYMRITRNDLTDVTPEDTPFEIGKPALVRDGRDVVVFAMGQMVSEALAAAESLETKGISLRVVNVSTLKPVDERALQALALGMKGIVTAEEHSLIGGLASVITFAFRGQGIPVRCVGIEDNFGQSAQSYKDLLEAYSLTANQIAASTMETIGLDPQKLKNGRIF
- a CDS encoding transketolase encodes the protein MFHQTRSIKELERIAALIRLHIVEMVGVGQRGHLGGSCSAADIVTALYFAKMRHDPADPAWPDRDRFLLSKGHSALAQYAALAECGYFPKHELKKVKTLGAMLQGHPDRLKTPGIEANTGSLGQGISIACGMAAGLRIDGRESRVYCILGDGEAAEGQVWEASHTAAFYKLDNLVAILDNNRLMATGPIARRYDTSPYPEKWRAFGWHVLETDGHNIAAILEALDAVNEIQGKPKMVIAHTIKGKGISFAENRPEFHNGILNAEQFAQACRELGKEQ